In the genome of Sulfurimonas autotrophica DSM 16294, the window ACATTGGTTAATCCTTACATATTACGAGAATACTCTTTTGACATTCCAATGGAAACAAAAAATTTGCTCAATATAAATAGTAACTCAAAAATAAGCGTTTACAATATTTTACTCATTCAAAAGCCTTTGGAAAAATCAACAATTAACTTTTTAGCTCCTATAATTATTAATCATGATAACAACACACTAGCCCAAATTGTTCTAGAACCAAAACAAAACCCGGACTATGGCATGGCAGAAAGCATAGAATCTTTTAGGAAAGAAAAATGAAATATTTAGTCACGGATGATTCAAAACTT includes:
- the fliW gene encoding flagellar assembly protein FliW, whose protein sequence is MAYEVKGEILGFVNTKQVDINGIDELFSTMIDSHNEGISFTLVNPYILREYSFDIPMETKNLLNINSNSKISVYNILLIQKPLEKSTINFLAPIIINHDNNTLAQIVLEPKQNPDYGMAESIESFRKEK